Proteins encoded by one window of Acinonyx jubatus isolate Ajub_Pintada_27869175 chromosome X, VMU_Ajub_asm_v1.0, whole genome shotgun sequence:
- the LOC106987839 gene encoding ferritin heavy chain-like yields the protein MATAPSSQVRQNYHPECEAAINSQINLELYASYVYLSMAFYFDRADVALENFSKFFLRRSHEESQHAEKLMQLQNQPGGRLRLRDIMKPDRDDWENGLNAMECAFHLEKSVNQSLLDLHQLATDKNDARLCSFLETNYLNEQVLAIKELGGYITCLRKMGAPEDGLAEYLFDKLTLGNSDKN from the coding sequence ATGGCCACCGCGCCGTCCTCTCAAGTGCGCCAGAACTACCACCCCGAATGCGAGGCCGCCATCAACAGCCAGATCAACCTGGAGCTCTACGCCTCCTACGTGTACCTGTCCATGGCCTTCTATTTCGACCGCGCCGATGTGGCCCTGGAGAATTTCTCCAAGTTCTTCCTGCGCCGGTCCCACGAGGAGAGCCAGCATGCCGAGAAGCTGATGCAGCTGCAGAACCAGCCTGGGGGCCGCCTCCGCCTCCGCGACATCATGAAGCCTGACCGCGACGACTGGGAGAACGGTCTCAACGCCATGGAGTGCGCTTTTCACCTGGAGAAGAGCGTGAACCAGAGCCTGCTCGACCTGCACCAGCTAGCCACTGACAAGAACGACGCCCGTCTGTGCAGCTTCCTGGAGACCAACTACCTGAACGAGCAAGTCCTGGCCATCAAAGAGCTGGGGGGCTACATCACCTGCCTGCGCAAGATGGGGGCCCCGGAAGATGGCTTGGCAGAGTACCTCTTTGACAAGCTCACCCTGGGCAACAGCGACAAGAACTGA